GATTTCTGTAGcttaggggtcttatttatactgtgagcagctagggtttcagtcaaaaccctaatagacagCTTAAacattaagcagcccatggaaccttctggaataaggccatggacgaaaatatgatgggctcccatcataatttcgttcactcCTTCGTCTCAttgggtttcccagcccaaaatccaactatcacacatttaacagtttaagtcccttttattcaattaatctcttttagtcgctaaattaattcctaattaatttatgactaatattaattaaataatatgaatcctcctttaatatattattcttataatatattaataaaccataatatcttctctctctctctctatgaatcaccctgtcaagttgctatggtgaaggcaacccaaaaggaccatgcataaccgggtcaagtacttaccaaatatagttacgagcttagacactaatccaacagtctcctacttggataagtatagtaactacaaatgtaagCACAAtctaattagcaatcgtagctctcaaagacgttgtcaaactctgatcttatcagtaatctGTCCTTCAGATAAAGGATCGTATAgtcttccattctagatatcgtgtggacaattacatggaacatagtcatgtTTTTCACGTCTGTTTATATTTCTTTGAATAAAAATACATGATAAATGTTATGCAATTTTCAAAGcgtttgtattcatctaaaattatatttttttttatccgtattatactttattttcttttggaTGTATgtggattgatgtaaaacttaTGACAGTGGCGGAATCAAGAATTTTCGTTAAGGGTAGCACTAGAataccatttttttttaaaaaatttgaattttataacAATGAACTTtcagtttttttaattttatagcaacgtactttcagtttttcagcCATTCATGGTCAAAATACCATGCAACACCCAAATATAGAGGATTTTGGTTCCACTAAGGTTAAAATTAAAAAGGAATTGTATGAAGGAATTTTTCAAATAGATGGAGTCAACTTACAATGAAATGTGTTTGAAATTTTATCTTGCACAGTAATACTTTATATTCACTTCATATTAGGATTTGAAAGTCCTATAACTAATTTTGCTCACAGACacaaacatgtaaacatattaGGAAACATTTTATTCGATGCAATGATGTCATTTACATTATCCAAGAAAGTTTATTTAGTATGACTAATTATAGAAGATCAAGTGTTCTCTCAAGTGAAATTCATGTGTTTTCTTGTATTGGATATTTTAAGCAAAAGAGTCAACCGCcacaaattatttttataattaattcatGTAATTAATATTTGGACTACTAAATGTTCAAGGAGAATCTTAGTCCGCTGCCAAATAGCAAggagaaaaacaaaaacaaaaacaataagaAATAAAGTTCATTTAagcattccatcaaacacttgaCATGCACAAATTTAGTAAAAATCAAAGTTAATTGTTACTAGTATTGGAAATCAAATGGcaaagaaaataacaaaaaaaagtaCATATCTTTCAATTAAGTTTCAGTTCAGCtttttgttgtcatttatatgGATCGATTTAACATTATTAGCTTCCTCATACCAATTTCTCAATGGACACATTCTTGAATCTCTCCAATTCATATTTGAAATAGCATCATACATTATAAAGGAGTAGCATCCCGTATTAACCTCAACATCATCCAAAAAAATTGCAATTCTTGAACAAATCCAAGGGGTAGCATGGGCTACCCCTAGCTCTATGCTAGTTCCGTCACTgacttatgattatatgttttttaatttattttgattGATTTATAACTTGTATTTATGTGAACCAACGATCGAACCAGTTGAACACTCATTTGTCATAAATattgattttattaaaaaataataataatttcagAAATTTTAATGTAGTATACATAATaattagaattttttttataaactctGAGAACCAGTTATCATACCGGTTCAacttaaaaaccggtttttaaaacatttaaaatcttcAATAAAGTCTTAATATTTTGGTTTGGTTTACATTTTAATCAtaacttttattttttgaaaaaaaaaagttacaaatgttttatattttgaaaaaatatttattttttataagcaGAAAATGacatattatattataaaattagataatcatgatttttttttcaaaaaataaatattaaaattaaaccgTAAATTGATATAAAATATTAAGACTTTATGGAGAtttctataaaaataaataaataattggtTTTTTCGTTTTCTTGATAGAAAAGAAAACAGTCACAGAACACAAatgctcaaaaaaaaaaaaaggtttctgTTTACATCAAGAAAAGGAGCATACTTCATTTTTCTCTCACAACGCACATATTCACGTAAACGCAGCGACTTTGATCTGAAATCCGATCATCATAATCATGCCGAAGGAACAAGCAAACTGGTCTCCCTACGACAACAATGGAGGGTATCCTCATTATGCCCTAAATTATCTCCCTTTCTCTCCATAAATGTATCAATTTCTCAATGTCTAATGTTCCCTCTTTGGTATGCATCTATGAAATGTGCAGAACTTGTGTCGCGATTGCCGGTGCGGATTACTGTGTGATTGCAGCCGATACTCGAATGTCCACTGGCTACAGTATTCTCACCCGAGAGTACTCCAAAATCTGTAAATTGTACGACCATTTCCTTTCCAATTTTGTGTTTAATCAACTAATAAGCTTATATGTACTTGTCATTTGAATTTCGTTTCAACTGTTATGCTGAATATCCAAATCCCTGtcttgattaattgttaattcgTGGTAGTTTGATCCACTTTAGGGCTTTAGGGTTATCAGATATTTACATCATTGTTTGATTCTTTATTTTCAGAGCGGACAAAAGCTTCATGGCTTCTTCAGGATTTCAAGCTGATGTGAAAGCATTGCAGAAGGTCCTGGCCTCTAGACACTCTGTAAGTACTTTGTCTGGATAAATTGCTGAATGAATAAATTCTATTTCAttaaagtcaaaaagaaacatcgCTTTTATATGTTTTTCATCTTCAACAGATCTATCAGCATCAGCACAACAAGCAGATGAGTTGCCCTGCAATGGCGCAGCTTTTATCAAACACCCTTTACTACAAACGATTCTTTCCATACTACGCATTCAATGTTTTAGGTGGACTTGATAGTGAAGGAAAAGGTTGTGTGTTCACATATGATGCTGTTGGATCATATGAAAGAGTTGGATACAGTGCTCAAGGCTCTGGTGCTACACTTATTACTCCCTTTTTGGATAACCAACTTAAATCCCCTAGCCCTCTTCTGTTGCCAGCAAAGGTTTGTTTGGATCGAGTTTTCATacattttttagttttatataagtttatatgtttgtttatgaTTGTTGTTTTTTGCAGGATGCTGTTACACCACTTTCTGAAGCTGAAGCTATTGATTTGGTGAAGACTTGTTTTGCATCTGCAACAGAAAGAGATATATACACTGTAAGTTTCTACACCAGATAAATGATGCCTAAGAAAGATTTGTAGGATATAATAGGGAAAGTTTCGTTAAGTGAAAAAGAAACACTTATCTATATAGCTT
The genomic region above belongs to Lactuca sativa cultivar Salinas chromosome 4, Lsat_Salinas_v11, whole genome shotgun sequence and contains:
- the LOC111879970 gene encoding proteasome subunit beta type-1 — protein: MPKEQANWSPYDNNGGTCVAIAGADYCVIAADTRMSTGYSILTREYSKICKLADKSFMASSGFQADVKALQKVLASRHSIYQHQHNKQMSCPAMAQLLSNTLYYKRFFPYYAFNVLGGLDSEGKGCVFTYDAVGSYERVGYSAQGSGATLITPFLDNQLKSPSPLLLPAKDAVTPLSEAEAIDLVKTCFASATERDIYTGDKVEIVILNADGIRREYEELRRD